TTCAGTTCCGTGTGTTCGATGAACCACAGGCCTGCGAACAGTTTGGGGTCGATCGAGTAGCCTTCGGCGGCCCGGGCAAACAGCCACTGGCCGGCCTGTGCACGGGGCACTTCGTGCACGACGATGTTTTCGGATTCGTCACCGCCACCGGGCCCGACCTTTTCCAGATCCCAGGCGCGTACGAAAGCGATCATCTCCGTGCTCATCCCCGATGAGGACGGCCCTTCGTGCACGAACTCCAGCCGACCGCAGCGATAACCGGTTTCCTCTTCCAGTTCGCGACCGGCGGCGAGCAGGGCGTCTTCATCGCCGTGTTCGTGCAAATCGCCCACCAGCCCCGCTGGCATTTCGATGGTGTTCTTGAGGATGGAGACGCGGTACTGCTCCACGAACAGCACCTTGTCCTCCGGCGTGACCGCCAGAATGATTACCGCACCACCCGGGTTGTTGCGCTCGGCATACTCCCAGCGCCCGCGCTTGCGCAGGCTCAGCCATTTGCCGACGTAGAGGGTTTCCACCGGGGCGTTGGCGTCGTGGGGAATGCGGCTGTCTGGATGATTCATCGGTGTGATCGCACTGCAGAGTCGAGACCCTGCATGTTGCCGTGCCGATATGTCAGCGACAACCGTCGCACGTACTCATTCCACCGCTAGCTCGACCGGGCGCGGCTTGATCCGCACGGCCCAGGCTACGCCGGCCACCAGCAATGCCACTCCCGTGAGCGTCAGTGCGCCGGGCGGGTGACCGCGCAGAACGAAGGCATAGGTAAGCGCGGCGAGCGTTTCGAACACGATCAGTTGCCCCGCCAGTGCGGTCGGCAGGCGCTGGCTGGCTGCGTTCCAGCACACGCTGCCAAGCCACGAGGCGAACAGGCCGATGGCGGCCATCAGACCCACGAAGCGCCACGGGTTCGGGCCGAACGGCATGGCGAATGGATGGCCGGTGGCCTTCATGAATGACCACAGCAGCGCATAGCCACAGAACGCGAGCGGTAGCGTGGCGAGCCCTTGCGCTGTCGCCCACGTTCGCGCGCTGCGTTCTGGATGACGTCGCAACCAGTCCGCGTTGCGCAAGGGATACCACGTCCAGCACACCACCGCGCAGCTGGCGAGCAGCGCACCGCGCGCGTAGCGCCAAAGATCGACACCTGACGGATGATCCAGCGCGGACAACTCTGCCCGGTTCACGCAGGCGATGCCCGTCGCGATCAGTGCCAGTGACGGTGCCAGCGACAGCCATGGCAGCCGGCCGTCGCGGTGGGCATCGCGCAGGTTGGCCGTAATGGCGATGACTACCGGCAGTGTGCCGATGATCATCGTCGGCAACGGCGCCCCTGCGAGCTGTATCGCGCTGGCGAGGCACAGGTAATAGAGCAAGCCGCCCACAGCGGCGAGCTTGAGCGCTTCTAGCCAATCGGCGCGGGCGAGTACGCGAAGGGCGCGCCGGTCCATCCATGCCAGCGGCAGGGCGATCATGCCGAAGGCGAGATAACGACCGACCGACTGCAATGCAGCGGGATAACCCGGCAGCAACAGCGGGCTGATAAACACCAGACCCCACATGAGGCCGGCAGCGAGTGCGTAGAGAATTCCTGTCCACATAACAACAGCGTGCCGGAATGATGTGACGTGGTCTTGTACCAGATTGCGGCGAGGCGCTAAGAGCCTATTCAAAATCTCGCTTGAGCACTCATATTCCCCGCCGTCATTCCGGCCTACGCCGGAATGACGGCGGAAATGAGTTACGTGGGGATCGTGAAGAAGCGCTAAGAACGTAATGCCCGCTGGTATCGCGCCGGCGTCACGCCATAGCGTCGCGCGAACGCCTTGGTGAGATGCGCCTGATCCGTCAGACCCACCACGGCGGCTACCTGCGCTGGCGCCTCGCCGCGTGACAGCAACCGCTTCGCTTCAGCCAGCCGGAACGCCATCAGCATCTGCTGCGGCGTGGCGTGATGCTGCGCCTGGAACTGGCGCAGGAAATGGAACGGGCTCAGGCCCGCGACGGACGCCAGTTCATCGAGTGTCAGTCGTTGCGAGAGATGGGCATGCAGATAATCGATGACTGGAGCGAACCGTGCCGGTGCGCCGTCTGCCGCTTTGCGCGGCACCTGTGCATGGCGGCGAAACATATCCAGCAGTGCGTGCAGCAGGCTGTCGAATGCCAGCGGTTCGCGTGCCTGCCACAGGGCATCGAGTAGAACGGTAATCTGTCGTGCGCAGGGCAGGTCTTCGCGTACCACGTCGGTGAACCACCAACCCGGTTCGCCGGTGACGTCGGCGACGACGTCAGGCTCGATGTACGCCATGCGGTAGTGCCAGCCGCCCTCTGTCTCAGCGCGGCCGGTATGCAATTCGTCGGGATTCATCATCACCACCGAATCGGCGGGCGCGAGATAGTCGGCACCGCGATAGCGGAAGCGCTCCACGCCCGATTCGATGGCGCCCAAGCCGAAGCCATCGTGCGTATGAGGCTCGAAGGCGTGGCGCACGATGTGTGCGCGATACAGCTCTACGCCTGGCCGGTGACTCGCCAGGCGGAATTCAGCGGCATCGCGTTGCGATGGGAACGTGGAGGGGACGCCTTGCATGGGCTCATGCTACCGCGATGCGCATTCTTGCTGTAGGAGAGGTCGCTGCACGCGACCCGGCGTCAGCTCAACAATGCTTTCAGGCGCGTGCGCGTCAACGGACCGAAACGCAGGCGCTCGCACAGCGCATCCATCACGTCGGCCTCGCCGCGCACACGGCGCAATGCATCGACGTCCGTCGGCACGGGGGCATCCAGCGCAATGCGCGTGAGGCGCCGGTAGAGTCGTGCAGCCTCTGCATGCTCGCGCAGTTTTACCGCGCAACTGGCGGCGCCGCGCAGACGCAGGAAGGGCACTTCATCCACGCGTTCGAGCAAGGCATCCAGGTTGCCGAAGTGGGCGAGCAGGGCAGAGGCTGTCTTTGCGCCGACGCCGGGCACACCCGGGATGTTGTCCACGGCGTCGCCGCAGAGGGCGAGATAGTCCGCCACTTGGTGGGGATGCACGCCCAGCTTTTCGTGCACACCAGCCGGGCCCCAGCGCAGGTTGCGCGCGTAGTCCCATTGTTCATCGTGCTCGCCCAGCAACTGGCCGAAATCCTTGTCCGCCGAGACGATCACGCTACGGAACCCGTGGCCCCGAAAAGTCCACAACGCACTGCCGATAAGATCGTCGGCTTCGTACGTATGGTCGATCAGCATCGGTATGCCCAGCGCCTGCGTCACTTCGCGACAGAGTACGAACTGGCGTTCCAGATCGGGTGGCGGCAGTTCGCGATTGGCTTTGTAGGCAGGATAGATCGCGTTGCGAAAGGACGTGGTCAGCGAGGCGTCGAACGCTACGGCCAAGTGCTCAGGTTTCACGCGTTCCAGTAGTTCGCACAGGAAGCGTGTGAAGCCGTGCACCGCGTTGACCGGGTGCCCATCCACGTCCTGGAATTCATCCGGCATGGAATGCCACGCACGGAAAACATAGAGGCTTCCATCAATCAGATGGACGGCTGGAAGGCTCATGGTGTCCACGCGCTGACAAGGTCGGCGAGCACAGGACGCTCGCGATCGGGTACATCGATCTGCGGCGTGCCAATATGGACGAAGCCGATCACCTGCTCGTTGTCCTTCAAGCCGAGGATGGCTGCCGCCTCGCGGTTGTACGCCGCCCAGCCGGTGAGCCACTGCGCGCCGAAGCCGAGCGCTTCCGCGCCCAACAGCAGGTTGTAGGCCACACAGCCTGCGCTCAGTTGCTGTTCGATGACGGGAACTGTGCTGCTTGCGTCGATGCGCGCGATCACGACGACCACCAGTGGTGGGTAGTCGTAGCGCGTGCGGTCTTTCTCGCGCTTGGCGTCGGCCATGTGCGGGTTCACACGCACCGAAAGCTCGGCGAGGCGTGCACCGAAGGCAAGCTTGGCCTCGCCTTGCAGAAGCATCAGGCGAAAGGGTTCGAGCTTGCCGTGGTCGGGCACGCGAATAGCGGCTTCCAGCAGCGCTGCCAGCGTGGTCGCGTCGGGCCCGGGTTCACCGAGTTGGCGCGACGGGACCGAGTGGCGCTGTTGCAGCAGGGAAAGAGGATGCGACATGGGGTGGTCCGGGGAAGGCAAAGCCACGATGCTAAACCCGATAAAAGGCGGGAGTGAATAGAAGTGAGGCGCGGAGGGGCGGATTCCAACCACCCGTCCACTTGCTCGACTTAGCTGGCCAGGCGGAACGACCCCGGCAGCAACGCCTGCACGGTGGTTTCCTGCACGGCGCCGGTCAGGTTGCCCAGCCATACGGGCGTGGCGTCATCGCACAGTTCCGACATGACCTGTCGGCAGGCGCCGCAAGGGCTGATCGGGCCGGGCGTGTCGCCGATCACGGCGATCGCCGCGATGTCGCCGGGGCGGCAACCCGCCGCTACCGCGGAGAACAGGGCGGTGCGCTCGGCGCAGTTGCACAGGCCGTAAGAGGCGTTCTCCACATTACAGCCGGTGAAATGGCGACCGTCGCGCGTGACCAGCGCGGCACCGACGAGGAAGCGGGAGTAGGGAGCATAGGCGCGTTCGCGCGCCTGGCGCGCCAGGTTCAGCAGGGCATCGGGAACAGTGACAGCAGTCATTGGGATCTCCATAGGGATCCCCTCCCATACGGTCGCCCAAGGCAATTTCCGTACCGGTGGCGCGCCAGTTAACTCCCTTGGGGGAATGAGTGCAAGTGGCCGGTGGTTTGCGCAGCGGACCTTCGGCTACGATGCCAGAACCTTTCCGCAGGGGATGCACGATGCCGATCACCGTGGCTGCATTGCGTGAAACCGCCGACGGTGAACGCCGCGTGGCGATCACACCCGAGGTGGCGAAGAAATTGCGCGGCAAGGATGTCCGCGTGTTGCTGGAGCGTGGCGCCGGAGCGGCGGCGGGCTTTCCTGACAACAGTTATGCCGATGTGGAATTCGCCGACGCGGACAGCGTGCTGGCGCAAGCGGATGTGTTCACCTGTGTGCTGCCTCCCGACGACAGCGTGTGGGCGCGCTTGCGCGAAGGTGCGATAGTGGTCGGCCAGTTGCGTCCTTATGGTGCCACCGCACGCATCGAGGCCATGGGCAGGCGCCGGCTTACCGCATTTGCGCTGGAGCTGTTGCCGCGCACGACGCGCGCGCAAGCGATGGACGTGCTTAGTTCGCAGGCCGCCGTGGCTGGGTATCGCGCGATGTTGATCGCCGCGGAAGCCTCACCGAAATTCTTCCCCATGCTTACCACTGCAGCGGGCACGATTCGCCCGTCGCGCGTACTGGTGATCGGCGCGGGTGTGGCCGGTCTGCAGGCCATCGCCACGGCGCGCCGGCTGGGTGCGCAAACGGAAGGCTACGACGTGCGTCCCGAGACGCGCGAACAAATCGAATCGCTGGGCGCGAAGTTCATCGACCTTGGCGTGAGCGCAGCAGGTAGCGGCGGCTATGCGCGCGAGCTCACCGCTGAGGAGCGCGCGGCACAGCAGCAGGCGCTGGCCGAACATCTGAAAAGCGTGGATGTGGTGGTGACTACGGCGGCCGTTCCTGGTCGTCCCTCACCCAAGATCCTGACCCGCGCCATGGTGGACGGCATGAAGCCGGGGGCGCTGATCGTGGACCTCGCCGCCGAAGGTGGCGGCAATAGCGAGCTGACCCAGCCGGGACAGCGCGTGGAGCACCAGGGCGTGGTGATTCTCGGCCCGCTCAACTTGCCGGCGGGTGCGCCACTGCACGCATCGGAGATGATTGCGCGCAATGTCTACAACTTTCTAGAGTTGCTGATCCAAGGAGGGACACTCGCGCCCGACTTCAACGACGAACTGGTCGCCAAGAGCTGCGTGACGCGTAATGGCGAATCGAGCTTTCAGGGTTGAGATAGCGGTTCGCTGTCTCCTCCATTAAACGAAAAGCCCCGCGAGTGCGGGGCTTTTCGTTTAATGCCTGGGCGGCGGACCGACAGGGCCACTGCGCATGTCGTGATGCCACTGGCGCCTCAGCTGCTCCTGCTGATCGGGCGGCAACTGCTGGAAACGCTGGAAGGCGTTATGCAATTGCGCGCGTTCCTGCGGCGACAGCTCCTGAAAACGCTTGCTGTTCTCGCGGACCTCTTCGCGCTGCTGTGGCGACATCTTTTGCCACTGTTCGAAGTTCTGGCGGGCTTTCTCGCGCTGCGCAGGCGGCAGACTTTCCCACTCCTGCGCGTGCTGCAGCAGACGTGCCTGTTTTTGCGGTGGAAATGTATTCCACTTGTCTGCGACAGGAGACAGCATGTCGCGATCCTGTGCCGATAGGCTTTGCCACGGACGGGGTGACGGCGGCGGCCCTGGCGGCATACCCGATGGCGGAGGGGGAAATGCCCCTAACGGTCCATGCGGAACGCCCCCCCGGCGGTCCCGGCGGGGGATTCTGCTGAGCCATGGCGCTGGTAACGATGCCGCTGAGTCCGAAGACAAAAAGCAGCGACGCGAAAACACGGCATCGACGCATGGTTACCTGCTCGCCTCGCTGTCGCCGTTCTTGGCCAACCATCCGTAGAAGTCCATGTTCTGATACAGCCTTGGGTCGGCGGCAGCCGCATCCGGCGGAAGTTCGCCGTCCACATCCACAGCCTGGGCGGAGTTCGGCGCGATCGAGGTCGGGCGCTGCACTGGCGAAGACATGAACAGAGCGACGAAGGCGATGGCGGCAAACGCGCCTGCCGGCAGCAACAGCTGCAGCAAACGGTGCGCCCACGATGATTCGTTGGCGCTGGCCAGCGCTTCGTTACGGGCTGCGCGCAAACGCGCGGCCATCGCCGGGTCGATCTGGCGCGCGGCCTCGCGATAGAGCGCGCGGGCGCGGAGTTCGAGGTGGTTGTCAGGCGCGTTCATCGCCATTCCTCCAGTTGGTCGCGCAAACGTTGCAACGCGCGCGACAGATGTGTTTTTACACTCCCTTCCGAACAACCCATGGCCTGCGCGGTCTCCGCCACGTCCAGGCCTTCCAGCACCCGCAACATGAAAGCTTCGCGTTGGCGCTGGGGCAGCAGCTTTACGGCCGCGGCCATGTCTGCGTACGACTGTGAATCGGTCAAGCGTTCCAGGGGCCCCGGACCGGTGTCGGCGGGTTCCCAGGCAGGGAGGTCCTCACCGTCATCGTCCCGCCCGCCCAGCCAACCCACCATGATCGAGCGCACCTTGCGGCGGCGCTGCAGATCCACGATGCGCCGGCGCAGGATGCCCCAGAACAGGGGCGTCCATTCCTGCGGCGGCTTGTCGCTGTAATGCTTGACGAGCCGGAGCATGGCGTCCTGGACGGCATCCAGCGCGTCTTCGCGGTGACCCAGGTTCAACTCGGCCATGCGGAAGGCGCGACGTTCCACCTGGGCCAGGAAGGTATTCATGGACCTGGGGACCGCCCGGACGTCTTCGAGCAGCAGATCGCCTTCTAGGGTGGAGACAGCGGCGTTCATGCCGTCATCATCCGGTTCGTCGGATCGGCCATCCTGAGACTCCATCGGTACGTCCTTGCTTATCAACGTCCGAGGCTCGCACGCGTTGACCCGCAACCGTATGATGCGGTGGCATCTGTGTGCTGGCGGGGAGGGGTCATGATCGACGGTTTCCTAGCGCTTTACATCTTTATGTTGGCCGCGTTCACGGGGTACGAGATCATCGCCCGGGTACCGGTGATACTCCATACACCGTTGATGTCTGGCTCGAACTTCATCCACGGCATTGTGCTGGTCGGCGCCATGATAGCGCTCAGGGCATGCCCAGACTCCTTTCGAAATGGTTATCGGGTTCATCGGCGTACTGCTGGGTGCGGGCAATGCCGCCGGCGGCTACGTGGTGACTGAGCGGATGCTGGAGATGTTCAAGGCCAGCAAGCCCAATCCTGGCAAGGAGCTCAAGTAATGGCCTGGCTGCCGGATGTGATCAAGGCCTGTTACTTCCTCGCTGCCCTTCTGTTCATTCTCGGTCTCAAGCGCATGAGCTCTCCGCGTTCAGCGCGGGGCGGCATCGTATGGGCGGGCGTGGGCATGCTGGTGGCGGTGCTGGCCACCTTTGCCCTGCCGGACATGCACAACCGGGGGCTGAT
This genomic window from Dyella terrae contains:
- a CDS encoding NAD(P) transhydrogenase subunit alpha; its protein translation is MPITVAALRETADGERRVAITPEVAKKLRGKDVRVLLERGAGAAAGFPDNSYADVEFADADSVLAQADVFTCVLPPDDSVWARLREGAIVVGQLRPYGATARIEAMGRRRLTAFALELLPRTTRAQAMDVLSSQAAVAGYRAMLIAAEASPKFFPMLTTAAGTIRPSRVLVIGAGVAGLQAIATARRLGAQTEGYDVRPETREQIESLGAKFIDLGVSAAGSGGYARELTAEERAAQQQALAEHLKSVDVVVTTAAVPGRPSPKILTRAMVDGMKPGALIVDLAAEGGGNSELTQPGQRVEHQGVVILGPLNLPAGAPLHASEMIARNVYNFLELLIQGGTLAPDFNDELVAKSCVTRNGESSFQG
- a CDS encoding DUF3106 domain-containing protein, translating into MLSPVADKWNTFPPQKQARLLQHAQEWESLPPAQREKARQNFEQWQKMSPQQREEVRENSKRFQELSPQERAQLHNAFQRFQQLPPDQQEQLRRQWHHDMRSGPVGPPPRH
- the cdd gene encoding cytidine deaminase: MTAVTVPDALLNLARQARERAYAPYSRFLVGAALVTRDGRHFTGCNVENASYGLCNCAERTALFSAVAAGCRPGDIAAIAVIGDTPGPISPCGACRQVMSELCDDATPVWLGNLTGAVQETTVQALLPGSFRLAS
- a CDS encoding NUDIX hydrolase; this encodes MNHPDSRIPHDANAPVETLYVGKWLSLRKRGRWEYAERNNPGGAVIILAVTPEDKVLFVEQYRVSILKNTIEMPAGLVGDLHEHGDEDALLAAGRELEEETGYRCGRLEFVHEGPSSSGMSTEMIAFVRAWDLEKVGPGGGDESENIVVHEVPRAQAGQWLFARAAEGYSIDPKLFAGLWFIEHTELKAQS
- a CDS encoding DMT family transporter, whose translation is MWTGILYALAAGLMWGLVFISPLLLPGYPAALQSVGRYLAFGMIALPLAWMDRRALRVLARADWLEALKLAAVGGLLYYLCLASAIQLAGAPLPTMIIGTLPVVIAITANLRDAHRDGRLPWLSLAPSLALIATGIACVNRAELSALDHPSGVDLWRYARGALLASCAVVCWTWYPLRNADWLRRHPERSARTWATAQGLATLPLAFCGYALLWSFMKATGHPFAMPFGPNPWRFVGLMAAIGLFASWLGSVCWNAASQRLPTALAGQLIVFETLAALTYAFVLRGHPPGALTLTGVALLVAGVAWAVRIKPRPVELAVE
- a CDS encoding RNA polymerase sigma factor, whose product is MNAAVSTLEGDLLLEDVRAVPRSMNTFLAQVERRAFRMAELNLGHREDALDAVQDAMLRLVKHYSDKPPQEWTPLFWGILRRRIVDLQRRRKVRSIMVGWLGGRDDDGEDLPAWEPADTGPGPLERLTDSQSYADMAAAVKLLPQRQREAFMLRVLEGLDVAETAQAMGCSEGSVKTHLSRALQRLRDQLEEWR
- a CDS encoding nitroreductase family protein, with amino-acid sequence MSHPLSLLQQRHSVPSRQLGEPGPDATTLAALLEAAIRVPDHGKLEPFRLMLLQGEAKLAFGARLAELSVRVNPHMADAKREKDRTRYDYPPLVVVVIARIDASSTVPVIEQQLSAGCVAYNLLLGAEALGFGAQWLTGWAAYNREAAAILGLKDNEQVIGFVHIGTPQIDVPDRERPVLADLVSAWTP
- a CDS encoding 5'-3' exonuclease; this translates as MSLPAVHLIDGSLYVFRAWHSMPDEFQDVDGHPVNAVHGFTRFLCELLERVKPEHLAVAFDASLTTSFRNAIYPAYKANRELPPPDLERQFVLCREVTQALGIPMLIDHTYEADDLIGSALWTFRGHGFRSVIVSADKDFGQLLGEHDEQWDYARNLRWGPAGVHEKLGVHPHQVADYLALCGDAVDNIPGVPGVGAKTASALLAHFGNLDALLERVDEVPFLRLRGAASCAVKLREHAEAARLYRRLTRIALDAPVPTDVDALRRVRGEADVMDALCERLRFGPLTRTRLKALLS
- a CDS encoding AraC family transcriptional regulator; amino-acid sequence: MQGVPSTFPSQRDAAEFRLASHRPGVELYRAHIVRHAFEPHTHDGFGLGAIESGVERFRYRGADYLAPADSVVMMNPDELHTGRAETEGGWHYRMAYIEPDVVADVTGEPGWWFTDVVREDLPCARQITVLLDALWQAREPLAFDSLLHALLDMFRRHAQVPRKAADGAPARFAPVIDYLHAHLSQRLTLDELASVAGLSPFHFLRQFQAQHHATPQQMLMAFRLAEAKRLLSRGEAPAQVAAVVGLTDQAHLTKAFARRYGVTPARYQRALRS